The following DNA comes from Triticum aestivum cultivar Chinese Spring unplaced genomic scaffold, IWGSC CS RefSeq v2.1 scaffold172257, whole genome shotgun sequence.
TTTGCAGACCATACGGCAAGTTCTGCGACACTAAAGACGCTTATCCATGGAACAGAACATGACGAACAACAACAATCCATgtaaacacaacaacaacaacaatccgtTCGGTAAATAGAATCGAGAATAGTCCTCCATGGCCTCAGGTGCAGCTTTCACCTCTCTTTAACCTGCTCCTAAGGCCTTCTCCAAACACCCACTTGATTTAAATTATAATGAACGCACTATGCTCGACTCACATTTTCTTGGGGTCCGAGCTTTCATTTTGGTAGCCTTGAAGAATTGTGCCGCAGACATTCATGGTGCGGGCATCTAATAGACTGTGGTTCCAGAGTTTAATCATAAGGAAACGCCAGCTCCTGTTCACCCAGCGAGAAATTGCAAGTCAAATAAACACCAAACAAAAAGGTGCCTTGCTAGGCGTTACAGATGATCACAAgcagatactactccctccgtcccaaaatataagagtgtttttcgACGCTAgtgtagtgtagtgtcaaaaacacttatattaccggacagagggagtagttgacatCGATAGAACTATAGCTCAGCAACTTACCATAGTAGAGGAGGATTCTGTACAAGATGTTTTCCATGAAGCCGGGAGAATGCCTCACAGGCCCAAGGAATATGACCATCAGCTAGCACCCTGTAATTTAGCAATTCAGTACGAGAAATGGACATCGAGGGTTCCGTGGGTAT
Coding sequences within:
- the LOC123177033 gene encoding polycomb group protein EMF2B-like, with product MALEQVFSDRDSEDEVDDDIADFEDKRMLEDFVDVTDHEKLIMHMWNSFVRKQRVLADGHIPWACEAFSRLHGKHLVQNPPLLWSWRFLMIKLWNHSLLDARTMNVCGTILQGYQNESSDPKKM